Proteins encoded together in one Juglans regia cultivar Chandler chromosome 9, Walnut 2.0, whole genome shotgun sequence window:
- the LOC118349461 gene encoding uncharacterized protein LOC118349461: MLDTVQSKLKYCSKELKKWSKNLDSERTKVIKEKSMLLDQLQQNEDPCSMAARKQLQRDIDFLLDQEDIKWKERAKKHWLEKGDRNTKFYHACVNQRKKNNSIQKVVTAEGVLLTEPGEILLGFGQHFSQVFLSTHPPRDIIMQCLAGVDTRISDDMRLDLERGFSSVDVLFALKQMSPFKSLGADGFSAGFFLDHWDIVGTDVSNAVLEFLSNGVMPAGLNHTLIALNEKSADYGYLMEPKCFYPRVEWDFLEAMMLKLGFGNKWTGLIMTCVKSVTYSVKVNGVPGISSLFQQAERDGLLKVVAASRGGMPINHLLFAGDYVIFYKAKHEEWNHIEHILWQYECASGHTLKKQKTSILFSSNTVTAARELIIESTNGVLCGNYNKWLPQPLTYRVQTPINRLPTDSTVVELIDADSLTWKTDLVEGVFNSNEALQICSIPLSLRNNSDQMIWVSNAKGVFSVKSAYFLDCLIKQQFVGEASNGVVVEELWRNLWQLHVPGNIKHFLWKALTDILPTKQVLLKRQIVEDGLCPICQSNEENVIHVLWNCSATMDVWGERESPLNKWCSGYKDFRLLWLDMVNRLDVVQLDRVAVILYKIWARRNYRPLPQINAVEWRPLADPFYKLNFDDAFDYEKRLMGIGIVVRNSRGEVLAVVSAPKSHVCSAFSTECYALLRSIKLCHELCLYQVVLEGDAKVVVDSFNGYNNNHSWQGLLIEDIQFFMKGQADWSLKFTKRP; the protein is encoded by the exons ATGTTAGATACTGTGCAGTCGAAGCTAAAGTATTGCAGTAAAGAACTCAAGAAATGGAGCAAGAACTTGGATAGTGAGAGAACTAAAGTCATTAAGGAAAAATCAATGCTGTTGGATCAGCTTCAACAAAATGAAGATCCGTGTTCTATGGCTGCTCGGAAACAGCTTCAGAGGGATATAGATTTTCTTCTAGATCAAGAGGACATCAAATGGAAGGAAAGGGCAAAGAAACACTGGCTAGAAAAGGGGGATCGTAATACTAAGTTTTATCATGCTTGTGTCAAtcagaggaagaagaataatTCAATCCAAAAAGTTGTCACTGCTGAAGGGGTGCTTTTGACAGAACCTGGAGAAATTTTGCTTGGCTTTGGGCAGCACTTTTCTCAGGTATTTCTCTCTACTCATCCTCCTAGAGATATCATTATGCAGTGTTTAGCAGGAGTGGACACTCGAATCTCTGATGACATGAGACTAGATTTGGAGAGGGGTTTCTCAAGTGTGGATGTACTATTTGCCTTAAAACAAATGTCTCCTTTTAAATCTCTCGGGGCAGATGGGTTTAGTGCTGGTTTCTTTTTAGATCACTGGGATATTGTGGGAACGGATGTTTCTAATGCTGTCTTGGAATTCTTAAGCAATGGAGTTATGCCTGCAGGACTAAATCATACTTTGATTGCTTTG AATGAAAAAAGTGCTGACTACGGTTATCTCATGGAACCAAAGTGCTTTTATCCCAG AGTGGAGTGGGATTTTTTGGAAGCAATGATGTTGAAACTGGGATTTGGAAACAAGTGGACAGGTTTGATAATgacttgtgtaaaatctgttACTTATTCTGTTAAGGTAAATGGGGTTCctg GCATCAGTTCTTTATTCCAACAAGCTGAGAGAGATGGTCTTCTTAAGGTTGTTGCTGCTTCTAGGGGAGGCATGCCCATTAATCACCTTCTTTTTGCAGGCGACTATGTCATTTTCTATAAAGCAAAGCATGAGGAGTGGAATCACATAGAACATATCCTGTGGCAGTATGAGTGTGCTTCAGGTCACACTCTGAAGAAGCAAAAAACGTCTATACTCTTTAGTTCAAATACTGTCACTGCAGCAAGGGAGTTGATCATTGAGTCTACAAATGGGGTTTTATGTGGAAATTACAATAA ATGGCTTCCACAGCCTCTTACTTATCGAGTTCAAACCCCTATCAATAGGCTACCTACAGACTCAACAGTGGTTGAGCTGATTGATGCTGATTCTTTAACATGGAAGACTGACTTAGTAGAAGGAGTTTTTAACTCTAATGAGGCACTACAAATCTGTAGTATTCCACTCAGTTTGAGGAATAACAGTGACCAAATGATATGGGTGAGCAATGCAAAGGGTGTTTTCTCTGTGAAGAGTGCTTATTTCTTGGATTGCCTTATCAAACAACAGTTTGTTGGTGAAGCTTCGAATGGAGTGGTTGTAGAAGAGCTATGGAGGAATCTCTGGCAGTTACATGTCCCAGGGAACATCAAACACTTTTTATGGAAGGCACTTACTGACATTCTGCCTACAAAACAGGTGTTACTGAAAAGACAAATTGTGGAAGATGGCTTGTGTCCTATCTGTCAAAGCAACGAGGAGAATGTTATTCATGTTCTATGGAATTGTTCTGCTACGATGGATgtttggggggagagagagagtcctcTAAACAAATGGTGCTCTGGTTATAAGGATTTCAGATTGTTATGGTTGGACATGGTTAACAGGTTGGATGTTGTGCAGCTAGATCGAGTGGCTGTTATTCTTTACAAGATCTGGGCTAGAAGGAATT ACAGACCACTTCCACAGATCAATGCAGTAGAATGGAGGCCACTAGCAGATCCTTTTTATAAGTTAAACTTTGATGATGCTTTTGATTATGAGAAGAGGTTGATGGGAATTGGCATAGTGGTGAGGAACAGCAGAGGAGAGGTGCTAGCTGTGGTTTCTGCTCCAAAAAGTcatgtttgttctgcattctcTACAGAATGCTATGCACTTTTAAGAAGCATCAAGCTGTGCCACGAGTTATGCTTATACCAGGTAGTGCTCGAGGGTGATGCAAAGGTAGTAGTGGATAGTTTCAATGGATATAACAACAACCATTCATGGCAAGGGCTGTTGATTGAAGATATACAATTCTTTATGAAGGGACAAGCAGATTGGAGCTTAAAGTTTACTAAGAGACCTTGA